One genomic segment of Apostichopus japonicus isolate 1M-3 chromosome 23, ASM3797524v1, whole genome shotgun sequence includes these proteins:
- the LOC139964478 gene encoding carboxypeptidase B-like — protein sequence MTDFVAENNEFAELEAFAKTCEGRSVNIIKLGGSSSSPCSDTYMGTKPASEIEVSNLQNHILSMKDRVKIFMDVHAYRQYWMYPYGYSTELPEDDDDLYGASRVAVQAIRATHGKWFQYGSIANVIYVSSGSSVDWAYDVAGIKHSYALELRDRGQYGFLSPRIRFNPRLKNSSLVQKLWSDI from the exons ATGACGGATTTTGTTGCTGAGAACAATGAATTTGCTGAATTAGAGGCATTTGCTAAGACGTGCGAGGGAAGATCCGTGAACATAATAAAG CTGGGGGGCTCCAGTAGTTCCCCCTGTTCAGATACCTACATGGGAACCAAGCCAGCCTCTGAGATTGAAGTCTCCAACTTGCAGAACCACATTCTCTCTATGAAAGATCGAGTGAAGATATTCATGGACGTCCACGCTTACAGGCAGTACTGGATGTACCCTTATGGGTATTCAACCGAACTACCTGAAGATGACGACGATTTA TATGGTGCTTCCAGAGTTGCCGTCCAGGCTATCCGTGCTACCCATGGAAAATGGTTCCAATACGGCAGCATTGCTAATGTGATAT ATGTGTCAAGTGGTTCGTCAGTGGACTGGGCCTATGATGTAGCAGGCATTAAACATTCATACGCTCTTGAGTTGAGAGACAGGGGTCAGTACGGGTTCCTCTCCCCGCGGATCAGATTCAACCCTCGGCTGAAGAATTCTTCGCTGGTGCAGAAGCTATGGTCAGATATTTAA